In a single window of the Alosa sapidissima isolate fAloSap1 chromosome 18, fAloSap1.pri, whole genome shotgun sequence genome:
- the LOC121689669 gene encoding lecithin retinol acyltransferase-like: protein MMLDSLTYLLERVFMVAHFNIFSLIPSEKEKPEKCCEASTRVLQRGDLLEVPRTLFTHFGIYLGDNKVAHLIPDIMPVLTSDTRQIQKMVTNKRLLLGVLCKKATVRVDSVEDFAYGSPILINSMDHSMKERPLANEEVAGRAEMLIDKVPYSLMWNNCEHFVTYCRYGSAVSLQTEKFLEFLKSIIRDQRSVLLTAFLGLVSIGCVGIAPATTLPALLIPFTLWMAS from the exons ATGATGCTAGACTCGCTGACTTATCTCCTGGAGAGAGTTTTTATGGTCGcgcattttaacatttttagtCTGATCCCTTCAGAAAAAGAGAAGCCCGAAAAGTGTTGTGAAGCCTCTACCCGGGTGCTGCAGAGAGGGGATCTTCTGGAGGTCCCTCGCACTTTATTTACCCATTTCGGAATCTATTTGGGGGACAACAAAGTCGCACATTTAATACCGGATATTATGCCCGTGCTGACGAGCGATACGCGTCAAATACAGAAAATGGTAACGAACAAGAGATTGCTGTTGGGAGTGCTTTGTAAGAAGGCTACTGTTCGGGTCGATTCGGTCGAGGACTTTGCGTATGGTTCACCTATCCTAATTAACAGCATGGACCACAGCATGAAAGAAAGGCCGTTAGCTAACGAAGAAGTTGCCGGCAGAGCAGAAATGCTTATTGATAAAGTTCCATACAGCTTGATGTGGAACAATTGCGAGCATTTTGTTACCTATTGCAGGTACGGATCAGCCGTAAGTTTACAAACAGAAAAG TTTCTAGAGTTCCTGAAGTCCATTATTCGGGACCAGAGGAGTGTCCTTCTCACAGCTTTCTTGGGACTTGTGTCCATTGGTTGCGTGGGAATTGCGCCTGCCACAACTCTCCCAGCTCTCCTTATCCCATTCACATTATGGATGGCGAGTTAA
- the lratb.2 gene encoding lecithin retinol acyltransferase b, tandem duplicate 2: MALLQALSVFFLTMTTTTKQEQEEVIVKDKKRKYDISLYKRGDLLEVPRTMFTHFGIYLGNDRVGHLIPDILPLFTSDRSSIDTMVTNLRLILGAITKVASVRVDSVEDFAYGGDILINPMDGVCSRQPYDGEEVARRAEKLIGPVSYSLLWYNCEHYVMYCRYGTNMSFQTFQFCKAVRKIFCSKRFSLVSALIGVAIMFYLQTDPFYTLLPTFFISFHIWMAS; this comes from the exons ATGGCTCTGCTGCAGGCTCTGAGCGTGTTCTTCCTCACCATGACTACCACCACCAagcaggagcaagaggaggTGATTGTCAAGGACAAGAAGCGCAAGTATGACATCTCGCTCTACAAGAGGGGTGACCTACTGGAGGTACCCCGCACCATGTTCACACATTTCGGAATCTACCTGGGAAATGACCGTGTCGGCCACCTGATCCCTGACATCCTACCCCTCTTCACGTCCGACCGGAGCAGCATTGACACCATGGTGACCAACCTGCGGCTCATCCTGGGCGCCATCACCAAGGTGGCCAGTGTGCGCGTGGACTCGGTGGAGGACTTTGCCTATGGGGGCGACATCCTCATCAACCCCATGGACGGAGTGTGCAGCCGGCAGCCCTACGACGGGGAGGAAGTGGCCCGCCGGGCGGAGAAGCTGATAGGGCCAGTGAGCTACAGCCTCCTGTGGTACAACTGCGAGCATTACGTCATGTACTGCCGCTACGGGACTAACATGAGCTTCCAGACCTTCCAg TTCTGTAAAGCTGTACGGAAGATCTTCTGCAGTAAGAGGTTCTCTCTCGTGAGTGCATTAATCGGTGTGGCCATCATGTTTTACCTCCAAACGGATCCATTTTACACTCTGCTCCCCACCTTCTTCATCTCCTTCCACATCTGGATGGCCTCTTGA